From Candidatus Zixiibacteriota bacterium, a single genomic window includes:
- a CDS encoding SEC59/DGK1/VTE5 family protein, which produces MKRLKRTESAVSSNVTNESGSGGCPDSQPNITYLNESLRKATHLFALVIPIGYLLTDKQVSLLVLIPLAALFILFDTARLRGWSLWHFVSRIWGPLIRPQEDCRYTGASYIMFSTVLTVVMFPKPVAICALSFIIIGDTAGALIGRKWGRHRFRNKSYEGSLAFFVFSLIPALYLPELPFWLISVGAVVATVTEALSSEIDDNLSVPLVSGLAMHLLMKISM; this is translated from the coding sequence ATGAAGCGATTGAAGAGAACGGAGTCGGCTGTTTCATCCAATGTAACCAATGAATCTGGCAGCGGGGGCTGTCCGGATTCTCAGCCGAATATCACCTACCTCAATGAGAGTTTGCGCAAAGCGACTCACCTCTTCGCGCTGGTCATTCCTATCGGGTATCTGTTGACGGACAAGCAGGTCAGTCTGTTGGTTCTCATACCGTTGGCGGCTCTCTTCATTCTATTCGACACCGCTAGACTTCGCGGGTGGTCTCTCTGGCATTTCGTGAGTCGAATCTGGGGGCCATTGATTCGACCTCAGGAGGACTGCAGATACACCGGTGCAAGTTACATCATGTTTTCGACCGTACTGACAGTTGTCATGTTTCCGAAACCGGTCGCCATCTGCGCGCTCTCGTTCATCATAATCGGCGACACGGCCGGAGCCCTGATCGGCAGAAAGTGGGGCAGGCACAGGTTTCGGAACAAATCGTACGAGGGATCATTGGCATTCTTTGTATTTTCACTGATACCTGCACTATACCTTCCCGAATTGCCGTTCTGGCTGATATCAGTCGGTGCTGTTGTAGCCACTGTAACCGAAGCGCTGAGCAGTGAGATCGATGACAACCTTTCTGTGCCGCTGGTGTCGGGTCTTGCCATGCACCTACTGATGAAAATATCAATGTGA
- a CDS encoding aminotransferase class I/II-fold pyridoxal phosphate-dependent enzyme has protein sequence MKYIDLRSDTVTKPSDAMRKAMANAEVGDDVFGDDPTVNRLQDMIAERLGKESALFVPSGSMGNAICLRVQTSPGDEIIIERYGHIVNYEVANVAVFSGLQTSMVDGINGVISREQVEPLLKDESLHSPGTKLICIENTHNRAGGTVFPLQEIKKLRELADDRGIGMHLDGARLWNAHISTNIPLQDFARLADSVSVCFSKGLGAPIGSCVAGTQAFIDKARRIRKMLGGGMRQVGVLAAAAIYAVENNIKRLADDHANARYIAEELAKVEGISIDLDTVHTNIVIFDVDATGMTASEITDKWKAKGVLTLPISARRIRLVTHLDVSSDDCRKAMELFREAVAA, from the coding sequence ATGAAATACATTGATCTGCGATCTGACACCGTGACCAAGCCTTCTGATGCTATGCGCAAGGCGATGGCCAATGCCGAAGTGGGCGATGACGTTTTCGGCGATGATCCTACAGTCAACCGCCTACAGGACATGATTGCTGAGAGACTCGGTAAGGAGTCAGCGCTCTTTGTGCCGTCCGGGTCAATGGGTAACGCTATCTGTCTGCGTGTCCAGACGTCTCCGGGAGATGAGATCATTATCGAACGGTATGGTCATATAGTCAACTATGAGGTCGCGAATGTTGCTGTGTTCTCCGGTTTGCAGACAAGCATGGTAGACGGCATCAATGGTGTGATTTCGCGCGAGCAGGTCGAACCGCTTTTGAAGGACGAGTCGCTGCACAGCCCCGGTACGAAACTCATTTGTATCGAGAATACTCACAACAGGGCGGGGGGCACGGTGTTTCCACTTCAGGAGATCAAGAAGCTCCGGGAGCTGGCAGATGATCGCGGAATCGGCATGCACCTCGACGGCGCCCGCCTCTGGAATGCTCACATTTCCACCAATATCCCACTTCAAGATTTTGCCAGGCTTGCGGATTCGGTGTCTGTATGTTTTTCGAAAGGGCTTGGCGCGCCGATTGGTTCGTGCGTGGCGGGAACACAAGCATTCATCGACAAGGCAAGGCGGATTCGAAAGATGCTCGGGGGCGGAATGCGACAGGTCGGTGTGCTGGCCGCCGCTGCAATTTATGCGGTCGAAAACAATATCAAACGTCTCGCTGACGACCACGCCAATGCACGATACATTGCGGAGGAACTTGCGAAGGTGGAAGGCATTTCAATCGATCTCGATACAGTGCACACTAACATAGTCATTTTCGATGTCGATGCGACCGGAATGACGGCGTCGGAGATTACTGACAAATGGAAAGCCAAAGGCGTCTTGACTCTGCCGATATCAGCAAGACGGATCAGGTTGGTGACCCATCTCGATGTGTCCTCAGATGATTGCAGGAAAGCCATGGAACTATTCAGAGAGGCGGTCGCGGCATGA
- a CDS encoding ribonuclease Z gives MRLTVIGCASGTPSVSRAHSCYLIHEGDRGYMLDCGDGAASALVRCGIDTSQIGDVFISHTHPDHVIGLPMLIQMEHLKKRSEPLRIHVPTEFEQAFSDMLQGLYLFPEKMCFEISVLTIDDDFVFDDGRVRIEVYPNPHLAGNAEFANSVGARNLMQCYSFALTAGGRKFAYSADITGISDLDEIAENADLLLTEGMHVDLADLPGLLAEKGVKRCILTHLPDDFDRESTLQFLEKSGYDSLGFAQEGLTVSIR, from the coding sequence ATGAGACTGACGGTTATTGGTTGCGCGTCCGGGACGCCATCTGTAAGTCGGGCGCATTCCTGTTACTTGATACACGAAGGTGACCGGGGGTATATGCTCGATTGCGGCGATGGGGCTGCATCGGCTCTCGTGAGATGCGGCATCGACACATCACAGATCGGGGATGTTTTCATATCGCACACTCACCCCGATCATGTTATCGGACTTCCGATGCTGATACAGATGGAGCATCTCAAGAAGAGATCGGAACCGCTGAGAATCCATGTCCCCACTGAGTTTGAGCAAGCGTTCTCGGACATGCTGCAGGGGCTGTATCTGTTTCCTGAGAAAATGTGCTTTGAGATATCTGTGTTGACCATAGATGATGACTTCGTATTCGATGACGGCAGAGTTCGAATCGAGGTCTATCCGAATCCGCATCTTGCGGGCAATGCCGAATTCGCCAACTCCGTTGGGGCTCGTAACCTTATGCAGTGCTATAGCTTCGCCCTAACTGCAGGTGGCCGCAAGTTTGCATATTCGGCTGACATCACTGGCATCAGCGATCTGGATGAAATCGCCGAGAACGCGGATTTGCTTCTGACCGAGGGCATGCATGTCGATCTTGCCGATTTGCCTGGTTTGCTCGCCGAAAAGGGCGTGAAGCGCTGTATTTTGACGCATTTACCCGATGATTTCGACCGTGAAAGTACTCTTCAGTTCTTAGAGAAGTCAGGATATGACAGTCTGGGCTTCGCTCAGGAGGGGTTGACTGTTTCAATCAGATGA
- a CDS encoding cyclic 2,3-diphosphoglycerate synthase, whose amino-acid sequence MAGRRVLIMGAAGRDFHNFNTYYRDNKSYEVVAFTATQIPDIEGRKYPAKLAGKLYPKGIPIESEDNLIKLIEKHDVEDVVFSYSDVTFNYVMDKASWVNAAGANFVLLGNAQTMIDSKVPVIAVTAIRTGCGKSQTTRRVCEILKELGKKVVAIRHPMPYGDLAKQACQRFAKLSDLDKHECTIEEREEYEPHIMRGTIVYAGVDYGQILREAEKEADIIVWDGGNNDTSFYTPDLQITVVDPHRPGHEVSYYPGQTNFVTADVIVINKIDTADPFDVEQVRENIAHYNPEAIVIDGASPVVVEDPTVIRDKRVLVVEDGPTLTHGEMQFGAGVVAARKFGAAELVDPRPYLKGSLVQTFEKYTDIGVLLPAMGYGGKQVKDLEKTINATECDGVVIGTPIDLRRIVKIKHPTTRVTYDLQEIGSPNLPEVLSGFIEVMGKKKRK is encoded by the coding sequence ATGGCCGGGCGAAGAGTACTGATAATGGGTGCCGCTGGGCGTGACTTCCACAACTTCAACACTTACTATCGCGACAATAAGAGTTACGAAGTAGTTGCGTTTACTGCGACTCAAATTCCTGACATTGAAGGTCGCAAGTACCCTGCCAAGCTTGCCGGTAAGCTCTATCCAAAGGGCATACCGATTGAATCAGAAGATAATCTGATCAAACTGATTGAGAAACACGATGTCGAGGACGTTGTCTTTTCATATTCCGACGTCACGTTCAATTACGTTATGGACAAAGCCTCCTGGGTTAACGCGGCGGGCGCGAATTTCGTTCTGCTCGGTAATGCTCAGACGATGATAGATTCGAAAGTTCCGGTTATTGCGGTGACAGCTATCAGAACCGGTTGCGGCAAATCACAGACCACTCGCCGTGTTTGCGAGATTCTCAAGGAACTCGGCAAGAAGGTAGTAGCGATCCGTCACCCGATGCCGTATGGCGATCTTGCAAAGCAGGCATGCCAGCGGTTCGCGAAACTCTCTGACCTGGACAAGCATGAGTGTACTATCGAAGAGCGGGAAGAGTACGAGCCGCATATCATGCGCGGGACGATAGTATACGCTGGTGTCGATTACGGCCAGATACTCAGGGAGGCCGAGAAAGAGGCAGACATTATCGTGTGGGATGGTGGCAACAATGACACCAGTTTCTATACGCCCGATCTGCAGATTACAGTGGTCGATCCGCATCGCCCGGGACACGAGGTTTCATATTACCCCGGACAGACCAACTTCGTAACGGCGGATGTGATTGTCATTAACAAGATAGATACCGCTGATCCATTTGATGTCGAGCAGGTTCGCGAGAACATAGCCCACTACAATCCCGAAGCGATAGTTATCGATGGCGCTTCGCCGGTAGTAGTGGAAGACCCGACTGTGATTCGCGACAAGCGCGTGCTGGTCGTCGAGGACGGCCCGACATTAACGCATGGCGAAATGCAGTTCGGCGCAGGTGTTGTTGCCGCACGCAAATTCGGCGCTGCCGAGCTTGTAGACCCGAGACCGTATCTAAAGGGATCGCTGGTCCAGACGTTTGAGAAGTACACTGACATCGGAGTGCTTCTTCCGGCCATGGGATACGGCGGTAAGCAGGTGAAGGATCTGGAAAAGACGATCAACGCCACGGAATGCGATGGCGTCGTAATCGGAACGCCGATCGATCTGAGACGAATCGTCAAAATCAAACATCCGACTACGCGCGTAACGTACGATCTTCAGGAGATCGGTTCACCGAATCTTCCGGAGGTTCTCAGCGGCTTTATAGAGGTAATGGGCAAGAAGAAACGGAAATGA
- the arcC gene encoding carbamate kinase has translation MKFSSKTAVVALGGNAITKKGVPDTIANQFEHTRQSLAGIVPLARDGFKIAITHGNGPQAGNALLRVELARGKAPILPLGICVADTEGGMGYMIEQSLQNRLRREGIERDVVTIVTQVIVDKNDPSIKNPTKYLGQFYTHEEARQFARERGWKVKKDGDRGWRRVVASPIPLTTVNAKSIKNLVAKGMIVIASGGGGVPVYIDESGDFEGLDAVIDKDRASAVLANEIGADLLIILTSVDKVALNFGKLDQKFLDRVTVAEMKEYSEKEHFPTGSMGPKVEAAIGFIENGGKEVIITSIEKAYEAVKGDEGTRIVA, from the coding sequence ATGAAGTTTTCGTCGAAGACTGCTGTTGTCGCCCTTGGCGGCAATGCCATAACTAAGAAAGGCGTTCCCGATACCATCGCGAACCAGTTCGAACATACCCGCCAGTCTCTGGCGGGTATCGTTCCTCTTGCGAGGGACGGATTCAAGATTGCTATCACTCACGGGAACGGCCCTCAGGCTGGAAACGCGTTGCTCAGGGTGGAACTGGCCAGAGGCAAGGCGCCCATTCTACCCCTTGGGATCTGTGTCGCTGACACAGAGGGGGGCATGGGTTATATGATCGAGCAGTCGTTACAGAATCGACTGCGCAGGGAAGGAATCGAGAGGGACGTAGTCACCATCGTTACACAGGTTATCGTCGACAAGAATGATCCGTCGATCAAGAATCCCACGAAGTATCTTGGCCAGTTCTATACTCATGAAGAGGCGCGGCAGTTTGCCCGGGAACGCGGCTGGAAAGTGAAGAAAGATGGTGACAGGGGATGGCGGCGCGTGGTTGCATCTCCAATCCCGCTTACGACCGTGAATGCCAAGTCGATCAAGAATCTTGTTGCCAAAGGCATGATTGTGATAGCATCCGGCGGTGGTGGTGTTCCGGTTTACATTGATGAGAGCGGTGACTTCGAGGGGCTCGACGCCGTAATTGACAAGGATCGCGCCTCAGCAGTTCTTGCGAATGAAATTGGCGCGGACCTGTTGATCATTCTTACCAGTGTTGACAAAGTAGCACTCAATTTCGGAAAGCTCGATCAGAAGTTTCTCGACAGGGTTACCGTGGCTGAGATGAAAGAGTATTCCGAGAAAGAACATTTTCCGACGGGCAGCATGGGACCTAAGGTTGAGGCTGCGATCGGCTTCATAGAAAATGGTGGTAAGGAAGTTATCATAACTTCGATCGAGAAGGCTTACGAAGCTGTCAAAGGCGACGAGGGGACCAGGATAGTTGCGTGA
- a CDS encoding CCA tRNA nucleotidyltransferase: MCLTTVAECECVMTGLKNDIFAALLACGSVYEVGGCVRDSLFGRDVSEKDRDYLVTGIPIDELIALLGRFGRVDVVGKSFGVIKFTPRGDGASPAATYDIALPRREFSTGLAHRDFEVDFDHMIPVEEDLLRRDFTINAVARDMKTGALIDPVGGQRDIATRTLRMISPNSFTDDPLRILRGIQFAARFDLTIEAETMRAMREHADLITTVTPERIGEELNKLLTRAKMPSVGFLLMQEIGLLKLILPELHESVGVTQPGGYHAHNVFEHSLYAVDAAIPTLRLRWAALLHDVTKPQSMCEVEGGVTFYGHETSGARVAKKVLRRLRYPNNFVTEVATLIDQHMFSIPPSDKGLRRLVRRTGIDLIFDLLDLRRADVVGQGMGNKTDDVDEFEKRIKEELDRKPPFSVKDLAIGGDDLMMLFNIPESPIIGDILSHLLEIVLDDPEKNKEEILVETVKEYLHSEETR, encoded by the coding sequence ATGTGTCTGACAACGGTCGCGGAATGTGAATGTGTGATGACGGGACTCAAGAATGATATATTTGCTGCTCTGCTTGCTTGTGGCAGCGTCTACGAAGTAGGAGGATGCGTTCGCGACTCTCTGTTCGGGCGCGATGTGTCTGAGAAGGATCGCGATTATCTCGTTACCGGAATCCCTATTGATGAACTCATAGCATTACTCGGGCGATTCGGCAGGGTTGATGTTGTCGGGAAATCGTTCGGTGTGATCAAATTCACGCCGCGAGGCGATGGCGCGTCACCGGCTGCCACATACGACATTGCACTTCCGAGACGCGAATTCTCAACCGGCCTAGCTCACAGAGATTTCGAAGTCGATTTCGATCACATGATCCCGGTTGAGGAGGATCTCCTGCGGCGCGATTTTACCATCAATGCAGTCGCGCGAGATATGAAAACCGGAGCTTTGATCGACCCTGTCGGTGGTCAGCGAGACATTGCAACGCGAACGCTGAGGATGATCAGCCCTAATAGCTTCACTGATGATCCACTGAGGATTCTCAGAGGCATTCAATTTGCGGCGCGATTCGATCTCACGATCGAAGCGGAGACGATGCGCGCTATGCGCGAGCATGCGGATTTGATCACAACTGTAACGCCCGAGCGAATCGGTGAAGAGCTGAACAAACTTCTGACGAGAGCGAAGATGCCGTCAGTCGGTTTCCTGCTGATGCAGGAAATTGGTCTCCTCAAACTGATTCTGCCGGAGCTCCATGAGTCTGTCGGCGTCACGCAGCCGGGTGGATATCACGCGCACAATGTTTTCGAGCACTCACTCTATGCTGTCGATGCGGCGATCCCGACTCTGCGTCTCAGGTGGGCGGCGTTACTTCACGATGTGACGAAGCCGCAGTCAATGTGCGAGGTCGAGGGCGGCGTCACATTTTACGGCCACGAGACAAGCGGTGCCAGAGTGGCAAAGAAGGTGCTGAGGCGGCTTCGCTATCCCAATAACTTCGTTACAGAGGTCGCCACTCTGATAGACCAACATATGTTTTCGATTCCACCCTCAGATAAGGGCCTCCGTCGGCTTGTGCGTCGAACCGGCATTGATCTGATTTTCGATCTGCTCGATCTCAGACGCGCTGATGTTGTCGGTCAGGGAATGGGCAACAAGACTGATGATGTAGACGAGTTCGAGAAGCGAATCAAAGAGGAACTGGATCGAAAACCGCCGTTTTCCGTCAAGGATCTTGCAATTGGCGGAGATGATCTGATGATGCTGTTCAATATTCCCGAATCACCGATCATCGGAGATATTCTTTCCCATTTGTTGGAGATCGTGCTGGATGATCCTGAAAAGAATAAAGAAGAAATATTAGTAGAGACAGTCAAGGAATACTTGCATTCTGAGGAGACTCGATGA
- the sucC gene encoding ADP-forming succinate--CoA ligase subunit beta, giving the protein MKIHEYQAKDIFARHGIPVPPGEVVTTPEEAKRVAEKIGKAVMVKSQVHVGGRGKAGGVKYAENPEAAFQHASNILGMDIKGLIVKKVLITEAVDITSESYVGIIIDRSAKKPVFMVSPAGGIDIEQVAKETPERIFKRHIDPLLGMSMYEARALGYKLYDDPKLVNQAAKIILKLYEAFMASDASLAEINPLITTSEGQVLAIDAKINIDDNGLFRHPDIEALRDMDAEDKSEMDARDAGLSFVKLDGNIGCIVNGAGLAMATMDLVKYYGGDPANFLDIGGSSNPEKVVNAMKIILRDTNVRAILFNIFGGITRCDDVATGIVEAINRLQPSVPIVIRLTGTNEEEARRILEEVKLPAATSMDEVVQKAIEVAGIN; this is encoded by the coding sequence ATGAAAATTCATGAGTATCAGGCGAAGGATATCTTTGCACGTCACGGTATCCCCGTGCCGCCGGGAGAAGTCGTGACGACGCCGGAGGAAGCAAAACGCGTCGCCGAGAAAATAGGCAAAGCAGTAATGGTGAAATCGCAGGTGCATGTCGGTGGTCGCGGGAAGGCGGGTGGCGTGAAATATGCCGAAAACCCCGAAGCGGCTTTCCAACATGCCAGCAACATCCTGGGTATGGACATCAAAGGCCTGATAGTGAAGAAAGTGCTGATCACTGAGGCAGTCGATATCACTTCCGAGTCGTATGTCGGGATCATAATCGATAGATCGGCGAAGAAGCCTGTGTTCATGGTTTCTCCGGCAGGTGGAATTGACATTGAGCAGGTCGCCAAGGAGACGCCCGAGAGGATTTTCAAGCGGCATATCGATCCGCTTCTGGGAATGTCGATGTATGAGGCACGCGCGCTTGGATACAAGCTGTACGATGATCCAAAGCTGGTCAATCAGGCGGCGAAGATAATCCTGAAGCTGTATGAAGCTTTCATGGCGAGTGATGCATCTCTCGCTGAAATCAACCCTCTGATCACTACCTCGGAAGGTCAGGTGCTTGCGATCGATGCGAAGATCAACATCGATGACAACGGGCTGTTCCGTCATCCCGACATCGAAGCACTTCGCGATATGGATGCCGAAGACAAATCTGAGATGGATGCGCGCGATGCGGGCCTGTCATTTGTCAAGCTCGATGGCAACATCGGATGCATCGTCAACGGCGCAGGTCTGGCTATGGCTACTATGGATCTGGTTAAGTACTACGGTGGTGATCCGGCCAATTTCCTCGACATCGGAGGATCATCGAATCCCGAGAAGGTCGTCAATGCAATGAAAATAATTCTGCGTGATACGAACGTAAGAGCGATCCTGTTTAACATATTCGGCGGCATCACGCGCTGCGACGATGTCGCGACGGGAATCGTTGAAGCGATCAACAGGCTGCAGCCATCAGTTCCGATCGTCATCAGGCTGACCGGGACCAACGAAGAAGAGGCTCGCAGGATTCTCGAAGAAGTTAAGCTACCCGCAGCTACATCAATGGATGAGGTCGTCCAGAAGGCGATAGAAGTTGCGGGAATAAATTGA
- a CDS encoding 4Fe-4S ferredoxin, whose protein sequence is MTDKPEKAEEKPPEKVQTEAAPAKKGKGAGSDDPLTIFYHWCKACNICIAFCPQKVFEPDRDGKPQIVRPRDCSQCAFCWLHCPDLAIISNEK, encoded by the coding sequence ATGACAGATAAACCGGAAAAAGCAGAAGAAAAGCCTCCAGAGAAGGTACAGACGGAGGCTGCGCCGGCCAAGAAGGGTAAAGGTGCTGGATCCGACGACCCTCTGACCATCTTCTACCACTGGTGTAAGGCGTGCAATATTTGCATAGCCTTTTGTCCTCAGAAGGTCTTCGAACCGGATCGAGATGGTAAGCCACAGATTGTACGTCCTCGGGATTGCTCCCAGTGTGCATTCTGTTGGCTGCACTGTCCTGACTTGGCGATAATTTCCAACGAGAAGTAG
- a CDS encoding 2-oxoacid:acceptor oxidoreductase subunit alpha: protein MKREVKLLQGNEACVEGAIMAGVRFFGGYPITPSTEIAEGMARRLPLIGGRFVQMEDEIASMASIIGASCAGVKSMTATSGPGFSLMQENLGYAYITETPTVIVDVQRGGPSTGLPTKVSQADTMQAGFGTHGDYYAIALAPSSVEEILYATIEAVNLSETYRTPVILLLDEVLAHMREKVEIPFPDEIQVVKRKRPTVPPDWYKHFAISATGVSAMAKFGDGYRFNITGLTHDELGFPTAVPSEIAAMLDKLKQKIVKNAELTCQFEYTEMDDDPNVAIFSYGIVARAAKQAVMMARDHRLKVGAIRPKAIWPLAANTLRKRLKKVRKLIVAELNQGQLINQIKHHVDRRHTEIIPLQRYDGELITPAQILQKVKEVKHHGTEI from the coding sequence ATGAAGAGAGAAGTAAAACTGCTGCAAGGTAACGAAGCCTGTGTCGAAGGCGCTATCATGGCCGGCGTCCGCTTCTTCGGTGGATATCCCATCACACCCTCTACGGAAATCGCTGAGGGAATGGCGCGAAGACTGCCGCTGATCGGGGGACGTTTCGTCCAGATGGAGGATGAGATTGCCTCGATGGCATCGATTATAGGCGCATCATGTGCGGGTGTCAAGTCAATGACGGCGACGTCGGGACCTGGCTTCTCGCTGATGCAGGAGAACCTGGGCTACGCATACATAACCGAGACGCCTACCGTGATCGTTGACGTTCAGCGGGGTGGCCCTTCGACAGGCCTCCCGACTAAAGTGTCTCAGGCAGATACGATGCAGGCCGGATTCGGGACTCACGGCGACTATTATGCGATTGCGCTGGCTCCGTCGAGCGTGGAAGAGATTCTGTATGCGACGATAGAGGCTGTGAATCTGTCTGAGACGTACAGAACGCCTGTGATCCTGCTGCTTGATGAAGTGCTCGCGCATATGCGAGAGAAGGTAGAGATTCCATTTCCTGACGAGATTCAGGTAGTGAAGCGTAAACGCCCTACGGTACCGCCGGATTGGTACAAACATTTTGCAATCTCGGCGACCGGGGTTTCGGCGATGGCGAAGTTCGGTGATGGCTATCGCTTTAATATAACCGGGCTGACACACGATGAACTCGGATTTCCGACCGCGGTTCCTTCCGAAATCGCAGCCATGCTCGACAAGCTCAAACAGAAGATTGTCAAGAATGCTGAATTGACATGCCAGTTTGAGTACACCGAGATGGATGATGATCCAAATGTGGCTATATTCTCCTACGGGATCGTCGCTCGTGCAGCCAAGCAGGCCGTCATGATGGCCCGCGACCACAGGCTGAAAGTCGGTGCGATTCGACCCAAGGCAATCTGGCCGTTGGCAGCAAACACCCTGCGAAAGCGGCTGAAAAAGGTTAGAAAACTGATCGTAGCTGAACTGAACCAGGGACAACTTATCAATCAGATCAAACATCATGTGGACAGGCGGCACACCGAAATCATACCTCTTCAGAGATATGACGGTGAACTGATAACGCCCGCCCAGATTCTTCAAAAAGTCAAGGAGGTAAAGCATCATGGAACAGAAATCTGA
- a CDS encoding 2-oxoacid:ferredoxin oxidoreductase subunit beta, with protein MEQKSDVIHRYLRPKKKFPHVWCSGCGLGVILGSLIRSIDALEIPKDNITVCSGIGCSSRLPVYVDFNTLHTTHGRAIAFATGVKVANDRLKVIVVTGDGDCLAIGGNHFIHACRRNIDITVILANNWIYGMTGGQYSPTTPTTKFGSTAPYGNLEQPFDPAKLAIASGAAYVARTTVYHVDQMDKMIKGALAKKGFSVVEVISNCHTYFGRLNRAGDAVQMLDWMKKHAMPIQAARKLPPEKMEGKFVTGLLHDEEKDEYCEKYARLVDELMNKSGAR; from the coding sequence ATGGAACAGAAATCTGATGTAATTCATCGTTACCTCCGGCCGAAGAAGAAATTTCCGCATGTGTGGTGTTCCGGCTGCGGACTTGGAGTGATCCTCGGATCGCTGATTCGTTCGATCGACGCTCTGGAAATACCGAAAGACAATATTACAGTCTGTTCGGGCATTGGATGTTCGTCGCGTCTGCCGGTGTACGTCGATTTCAACACTCTGCACACCACGCACGGGCGTGCGATTGCTTTTGCAACGGGCGTGAAAGTCGCTAACGACCGTCTCAAAGTGATCGTAGTGACTGGTGACGGTGACTGCCTTGCAATTGGCGGCAACCACTTCATCCATGCCTGCCGCAGGAATATTGATATAACGGTGATTCTTGCGAATAACTGGATATACGGCATGACAGGCGGTCAGTATTCGCCGACGACACCGACGACCAAGTTTGGCTCTACTGCGCCATATGGGAACCTCGAGCAACCATTCGATCCGGCCAAACTGGCGATTGCGTCGGGCGCTGCCTACGTTGCGCGCACGACGGTATATCACGTCGATCAGATGGACAAGATGATTAAAGGTGCCCTTGCTAAGAAGGGCTTCTCTGTCGTTGAGGTGATCTCGAACTGTCATACCTACTTCGGGCGCCTGAACCGCGCAGGTGATGCTGTCCAGATGCTCGACTGGATGAAGAAGCATGCCATGCCGATCCAGGCCGCGAGGAAGCTTCCTCCGGAGAAGATGGAAGGCAAGTTCGTGACGGGTCTCCTTCACGATGAAGAGAAGGATGAGTATTGCGAGAAGTACGCTCGTCTGGTCGATGAACTTATGAACAAGTCTGGAGCGAGGTAG
- a CDS encoding 2-oxoacid:acceptor oxidoreductase family protein, whose amino-acid sequence MPDKTKHAVGSDRFEIRLSGSGGQGLILAGVILAEAIGTIDGKNVTQTQSYGPEARGGASRADVVVSKDEIYYPKTMKLDLLLALTQEACDTYFHDLKDGGIFMIDSHMVTQPPTPNCYGFPFVQLAKSEIGVAMVANVISLGAICELTGIVSKHALTEIVKKRAPRGTEEKNLKALELGFKIAREYKNA is encoded by the coding sequence ATGCCGGATAAAACCAAACATGCCGTCGGTTCCGACCGATTTGAGATACGCCTTTCCGGCTCAGGTGGTCAGGGTCTGATCCTTGCCGGAGTCATTCTGGCTGAGGCTATAGGGACAATCGACGGGAAGAATGTCACACAAACGCAGTCCTATGGACCTGAAGCTCGTGGCGGAGCGTCGAGAGCCGACGTCGTTGTATCGAAAGATGAGATTTATTATCCTAAGACGATGAAGCTCGACTTGCTTCTTGCGCTGACTCAGGAGGCGTGTGACACGTATTTCCATGATCTGAAGGATGGCGGAATTTTCATGATTGATTCTCATATGGTGACACAGCCACCTACTCCCAATTGCTATGGATTCCCGTTTGTGCAGCTTGCGAAAAGCGAGATCGGCGTTGCTATGGTAGCCAACGTAATTTCGCTCGGTGCAATATGCGAGCTGACAGGAATCGTTTCGAAGCACGCGTTGACGGAAATAGTAAAGAAACGTGCCCCGAGAGGAACCGAGGAGAAGAACCTCAAGGCTCTCGAGCTCGGATTCAAGATTGCGCGCGAATACAAGAACGCGTAA